The DNA sequence CTGCCGCAGGCGCAGCAGGACGGCATCGTCTGGCCGGGCTGGAACACCCAGCACGAGACCGTCGTCGGCGGGATCCGCGGACCGGTGACCTGGACCCTGAAGGGCGTCACCGGACCGGGCGCGTTCACCCTGTTCCTGACCGGCTCGTTCGGCAGACCGCAGGTGCTGTTCGACGGCACCCGGCTGCCGCAGGAACTGGACGTCCCGCTCAACACCCACGCCCACGGCAACTGGGGGTTCGGCGCCCCCGGCGTCTACCACCTCGAGCTGGCGATGAGCGCCACCACGACCGGCGGCACCGCGGTCACCGACACCCGTACCCTCACCTTCGCGGTCGGCGACGGCACCGACCCGGGCCAAGCCGTCCCCGACGGCGGTGACCGCGACGCACCCGGCGGTCGGCTGCCACGTACCGGGGAGTCGTGGATCCTGCCGGCGGTCGTCGGCGGCCTGCTCCTGTTCGGCGTGGGCGTGCTGCTGGTCCTGATCGGCCGGCGGCGGAAGGCGCGGGCGTCGTGACCGCGGCGCTGCGGGTCGAGGGCCTCACCGTCCGGCTGGGGGAGCGGCTCGCCGTCGACGGCGTCGACCTCACCGTCGAGGCCGGCGAACTGGTCGGCCTGATCGGCCCGAACGGGGCCGGCAAGACCACCCTGCTGCGGGCGCTGCTCGGGCTGGTGCCGGCGCAGCGCGGCCGGGTGCTGGTCGCCGGCTCACCCGCCGCCCGGGTCCGGCCGCTGATCGGGTACGTCCCGCAGCGGCACGAGTTCGCCTGGGACTTCCCGGTGACCGTGGCCGGCGCGGTGCTGACCGGCCGGACCCGCGCCATCGGCTGGCTGCGCCGGCCGAAACCCGTCGACCGGGCGGCGGTCGCGCAGGCGCTGGACCGGACCGGGCTCACCGACCTGCGGGACCGCCCGGTCGGTCAGCTCTCCGGCGGTCAGCGCCAGCGGGTCCTGGTCGCCCGGGCGCTGGCCCTGCGGCCCCGCGTGCTGCTGCTCGACGAGCCGTTCACCGGGGTCGACGTGCCCACCCAGGAACTGCTGACCGGGCTGCTGGCCAGGCTGTGCGCCGAGGGCGTGGCGGTGCTGACCACCACCCACGACCTGCCGGCGGCGGCCGCGTCCTGCACCCGGCTCTGCCTGCTCAACCGGCGGGTGGTCGCCGAGGGCCCGCCGGATGCGCTGCGGGACCCGGCCCTGTGGCTGCGCGCCTTCGGGGTCACCTCGTCCGACCGGTTGCTCGACACCCTGGGGGTACGGCGGTGATCGAGGTGTTCACCGAACCGTGGCAGCACGTCTTCATGCAGCGGGCCTTCGTCGTGGCGGTGCTCGCCAGCGTCGTGTGCGCCGTCGTCGGCAGCTTCGTCGTGCTGCGCGGCATGGCCTTCATCGGCGACGCGGTCGCCCACGCGGTGTTTCCCGGGGTGGCCGTCGGCTACGTGCTCCAGGTCAACCTGGCGGTCGCCGGGGCGGTGGCCGGGGTGGCGACCGCGCTGACCGTGGCGGTCGTGGCCCAGAACCGGCGGCTGAAGGAGGACGCGGTGATCGGGGTGTTCTTCGCCTTCGCGTTCGGGCTCGGCATCGTGCTGGTCAGTACGCAGAGCAGCTACACCGGCGACCTGGCGTCGTTTCTGTTCGGACAGATCCTCGGCCTGTCCGACGCCGACGTGGTGACCGTGGCGGTGGTCGGCGGGCTGCTCATCGCGGCGGTCCTGGCACTGCGCAAGGAGTTGGTGACGGTCAGCCTGGACCGGGAGACGGCGGCGGCGTCCGGGCTGCCGGTCTTCTGGCTGGACACCGCGCTGTACGTGATGGTGACGGTCGCCATCGTCATCTCGTTGCAGGCGGTGGGCAACATCCTGGTGCTGGCGCTGCTGATCACTCCGGCGGCGACGGCCCGGATGCTCACCGACCGGCTCGGCGTGATGATGCCGCTGTCGGCCGGGATCGGCGCGGTCTGCGCGGTCTGCGGCCTCTACCTGTCGTATTACCTGAACCTCGCCGCCGGCGGGCTGATCGTGCTGACGCTGAGCGCGGTCTTCGTCGTCACCTGGCTGTTCGCCCCCCGCTACGGCCTGCTCCGGCGCCGTACCCGGATCCGGTCGGTGCCGGCGGCACCCTGACGGCGTCGCGGGGGCGGGCCGTCGGCCCGCCCCCGCACCCGCCCTACTGCCAGCGGAACGTCCGCACCGCGGCGGCCGAGACACCGACCACGTACACCAGCAGCACCACCAGGTGCAGCGCCGACGGCCAGCCCCCGTCGGAGGTGTCGCGCATCGCCTGTATGCCGGCGCCCAGCGGGGTGAAGTCGCCGATCCGGTTGAGCAGGTCCGGCATCGCCTCGCGCGGCACCCACAGCCCGGCGAAGAACAGCATCGGGAAGAAGAGCAGGGTGCCCGCGCCCTGCGCGCCCCGGCTGGTGCCGAACAGGCCGGCGATCAGCAGCCCGATCGAGAACAGCGCCAGCGTGCTCAGCACCAGCGCCAGCAGGAAGCCGACCGGGTTCTGCGGCATCCGTACGTCGAAGAGCAGCCAGCCGAGGGCGAGGATGACCAGGACGGAACAGGCCGTCAGCAGCAGGTGCACCACGATCTGGGCGGACAGCATCGCCGACGCCTTCACCGGGGTCGTCGACAGCCGGCGCAGGACGCCGCGTTCCCGGCGGGTGACCAACTCGCTCGGCAGCGCGTTCACCGCCATCATCCCGATCGCCATCAGCATGATGATCGGCACGTACAGGTCGATCACCCGTAGCCCGCCGAGGTCGTCGTTGACCTCCCGGAACGTCGGGATGCTGCCCAGGATGACCAGGATCAGCGGGGCCATCGCCAGCCCGAAGGCGATCGAGGCCGGCTCGCGCAGGAAGAGCCTGAGTTCGGTGCGTAGCAGTCGGGTGTTCATGCCGTCTCCTCCTGCCGGGGGGATCCGCCGATGAGGGCGAGGTACGCGTCGTCGAGGCTGGGCTGGCTCAGCTGGACGCCGGTCGGTACCACGCCGTGCCGGGTCAGCTCGACGAGCACCACCGACACCAGGTCACCGGTGCCGGTGACCAGCACCTCGCCGTCCTGCCGGCGGACCGAGGTCACTCCGGGCAGGCCGGCGAGCAGCCGCTCGTCGAAGTCGCGGTCCGGGCGGAAGCCGAGGCGCTGGCCGGATTCCACGCCGCCGGTCAGCCCGTGCGGGGTGTCCAGCGCGACGACCTCGCCGCCGCGGATCACCGCCACCCGGTCGCACAGGTGTGCGGCCTCGGCCATGAAGTGGGTGACCAGCAGCACGGTGACACCCCGGTCACGGACCTGCTCGACCAGCCGCCAGGTGTCCTGCCGGGCCTGCGGGTCCAGCCCGGTGGTCAGCTCGTCGAGCACCGCGATGCGCGGGTTGCCGACCAGGGCCAGGGCGATCGACAGCCGCTGCTTCTGCCCGCCGGACAACTTGGCGTACGGGGCCCGCCGCTTGTCGGCCAGCCCCAGCTCGTCGATCAGCCGGGCCGGGTCGGCCGGCGCCGCGTAGAACGACGCGAACAGTTCCAACGCCTCGCCGACCCGCAACCGGTCGGGCAGCGCGCTCTCCTGCAGCTGCGCGCCGACGAGTTCGCTGAGCCGTTGGTGGTCCCGGACCGGGTCGAGGCCGAGCACCGAGACGGACCCGCCGTCGGGGCGTCGCAGGCCGGTGACGCACTCGACCGTGGTGGTCTTGCCGGCGCCGTTCGGGCCGACGATCCCGAAGATCTCGCCCTCCTCGACGGCGAACGACACGTCGCGTACCGCGACCCGGTCGCCGTACCGCTTCTGGAGGTTACGTACCTCGATCGCTGTCATGCGTCGATGGTATGGATCGGGCGGGGTGGGGCGGTATACGGAAAGGTGCCGACCGGGGTGGGGCCAGCTACACCTCCCGCCCGGGTCCTGGCCGCCGGGGGCGGCGGCGGTCGGGCCGGGGCTCAGGCCGGCTCGGGACGCGGTACGCACACCGTCACCGCGCCCGGCCGGACCTTCGCCTTGAGCCGGCGGGTGGTGCCCCGCTCGCCACCGTCCAGTTCGTACGTCACCGGCTCGGCGAACCGTACGTCGATCTTCCTCGCCCGGGTGATCCGGACGAACGGGGACCGGTCGGAGCGGCCGGCCGCCATCCGGCCGAGGGTCCGCGCCCACTGCACGGCGCCGTCGGCGGTGGCGACGCCGACCTCGAGCCAGCCGTCGTCCGGCTCCGCCTCGTCGAACGCCTCGATCCCGCCGGTGATGGTGCTGACGTTGCCGAGCAGCACACAACTCGCCCGGCCGTCGAACCAGTCGGTGCCGTCCGTGCGGATCCGCACGCCGACCGCGCCGTCGCGCATGTGGCGCAGGCCGGTCCAGACGTACGCCAGCCGGCCGACCCGGTCCTTCAGGTCGCGGTCGGCCTCGCCGATCATGGCGGCGTCGAAGCCGGCGCCGGCCATCACGGCGAAGTGCTCGCCGTTGACCCGGCCGGCGTCCAGCGGGCGGCGGTCGCCGTGGAACCCGATCCGGACCGCCTCGGCCAGGTCGCGCGGGATGTCCAGATTGGACGCCAGCAGGTTGGCGGTGCCGGCGGGCACGATCGCCACGGTGGTGCCGGTGCCGGCGAGCGCGTCGACGCACCGTTGCACGGTGCCGTCACCGCCCCACACGAACACCAGTTCGGCGCCGGCCTCCACCGCCTTGCGGGCCTTCTTCGGCGCCTTGCGGCTCTTGGGTACCTCGTACCAGAGGAGTTCGTCGACGTCCTCGGCGGTGATCAGCCTGCGGAGTTCGTCTAGGCCGCCGTCGAGGGTCTTCTTCGCGTGCGCGACGACGGCGACGCGGCGTGGCTGTGCGGTTGCGCCCATGGCCGGTGCTTACCCGCCCGGGTGGGGGCGCCAATCCTCGCCGGCGGTCACGCGGTGCGGTAGCCGGGGGCCCGGTGCGGCCGGCCGGGCAGGACCGCCGGGCGCCACCGGGCCAGCGCGGCGGCCGGCGACCACCGCGCGCCCGGCGTGCCCACGCTCGCCCAGACGATCTTGCCGGCCGGTCCGGTCACCACGCCGTAGGCGTCGGCGTCGACGCCGACCAGGCCCAGCCCCCGCCCACGGATCGACGGGCCGGCCGACTCGTCGCGGGGTTCGGGTCCGGGAAAGACCGGGTACGCCGTCGAGCGGTCGGCGACCGCGATCCGCAGCACCCGGCCGGTGTGGCTGAGCGTCAGGTCGATCTCGGTGCCGGCGTGTTCGACCGCGTTGGCGACGAGTTCGGAGACGATCACCTGGCCGGCCTCGACGACGTCGTCGTCGAGACGCCATTCGGCGCACCGCGAACGCAGCAGCCGCCGGGCGGCGGCGGGTGCGTCCGGACGCGGTTCCAACCGCAGGTGGGCGCGTCGGGCGCCGGTCGGCACGTGGTGCGGTCGCAGCGCGCGCAGGGCCGCGCCGAGGCCGGCGTAGACCCGGAACGGGGCGTGCCGCACCCGGCGGAGCAGACCGGTCATCCGGCGGGTCGGGGCGCACACCGCGAGTCGCGTGCCGCCGCGGCCCGCCGTACGCGCCATCGCGGCGGTCAGCAGCGCGGCGGTCGTACGCCGTCCGGCGGCCACCCCGGTGCAGTCGACCAGGACCGCGGGCGGCCGGTGGGCGAGGCACCAGGCGATGGCGCGGCGGGTGGCGGCCACCGCGGGGGCGGTCAGTGGTCCACAAAGGGTGATCACGAGAGCGCCCGAGTCGATGTGCGCCGAGACGACTGCGAACGTCACCGCGATCCCTCCCTCACGTCGCTGTTGCTCTGCGGCTATACCCGAAGGGGACGGTGATTACGCGTGCCGCCGGTCATCACGCCGGGGTACGGCGCGTTTCAATATAGATAGACACATTGAAATTCTTCACCGTGTCGATATGGTTTTCCTGGGCGTCCCACGCTTCACCGCAAGTCGAAGCACGTCCCGGCGGAATCCGGTCGGCCGCCGGGT is a window from the Polymorphospora rubra genome containing:
- a CDS encoding anchored repeat-type ABC transporter ATP-binding subunit — protein: MTAALRVEGLTVRLGERLAVDGVDLTVEAGELVGLIGPNGAGKTTLLRALLGLVPAQRGRVLVAGSPAARVRPLIGYVPQRHEFAWDFPVTVAGAVLTGRTRAIGWLRRPKPVDRAAVAQALDRTGLTDLRDRPVGQLSGGQRQRVLVARALALRPRVLLLDEPFTGVDVPTQELLTGLLARLCAEGVAVLTTTHDLPAAAASCTRLCLLNRRVVAEGPPDALRDPALWLRAFGVTSSDRLLDTLGVRR
- a CDS encoding ABC transporter ATP-binding protein, with amino-acid sequence MTAIEVRNLQKRYGDRVAVRDVSFAVEEGEIFGIVGPNGAGKTTTVECVTGLRRPDGGSVSVLGLDPVRDHQRLSELVGAQLQESALPDRLRVGEALELFASFYAAPADPARLIDELGLADKRRAPYAKLSGGQKQRLSIALALVGNPRIAVLDELTTGLDPQARQDTWRLVEQVRDRGVTVLLVTHFMAEAAHLCDRVAVIRGGEVVALDTPHGLTGGVESGQRLGFRPDRDFDERLLAGLPGVTSVRRQDGEVLVTGTGDLVSVVLVELTRHGVVPTGVQLSQPSLDDAYLALIGGSPRQEETA
- a CDS encoding ABC transporter permease, which translates into the protein MNTRLLRTELRLFLREPASIAFGLAMAPLILVILGSIPTFREVNDDLGGLRVIDLYVPIIMLMAIGMMAVNALPSELVTRRERGVLRRLSTTPVKASAMLSAQIVVHLLLTACSVLVILALGWLLFDVRMPQNPVGFLLALVLSTLALFSIGLLIAGLFGTSRGAQGAGTLLFFPMLFFAGLWVPREAMPDLLNRIGDFTPLGAGIQAMRDTSDGGWPSALHLVVLLVYVVGVSAAAVRTFRWQ
- a CDS encoding anchored repeat-type ABC transporter permease subunit; translation: MQRAFVVAVLASVVCAVVGSFVVLRGMAFIGDAVAHAVFPGVAVGYVLQVNLAVAGAVAGVATALTVAVVAQNRRLKEDAVIGVFFAFAFGLGIVLVSTQSSYTGDLASFLFGQILGLSDADVVTVAVVGGLLIAAVLALRKELVTVSLDRETAAASGLPVFWLDTALYVMVTVAIVISLQAVGNILVLALLITPAATARMLTDRLGVMMPLSAGIGAVCAVCGLYLSYYLNLAAGGLIVLTLSAVFVVTWLFAPRYGLLRRRTRIRSVPAAP
- a CDS encoding diacylglycerol/lipid kinase family protein, whose amino-acid sequence is MGATAQPRRVAVVAHAKKTLDGGLDELRRLITAEDVDELLWYEVPKSRKAPKKARKAVEAGAELVFVWGGDGTVQRCVDALAGTGTTVAIVPAGTANLLASNLDIPRDLAEAVRIGFHGDRRPLDAGRVNGEHFAVMAGAGFDAAMIGEADRDLKDRVGRLAYVWTGLRHMRDGAVGVRIRTDGTDWFDGRASCVLLGNVSTITGGIEAFDEAEPDDGWLEVGVATADGAVQWARTLGRMAAGRSDRSPFVRITRARKIDVRFAEPVTYELDGGERGTTRRLKAKVRPGAVTVCVPRPEPA
- a CDS encoding ATP-binding protein: MTFAVVSAHIDSGALVITLCGPLTAPAVAATRRAIAWCLAHRPPAVLVDCTGVAAGRRTTAALLTAAMARTAGRGGTRLAVCAPTRRMTGLLRRVRHAPFRVYAGLGAALRALRPHHVPTGARRAHLRLEPRPDAPAAARRLLRSRCAEWRLDDDVVEAGQVIVSELVANAVEHAGTEIDLTLSHTGRVLRIAVADRSTAYPVFPGPEPRDESAGPSIRGRGLGLVGVDADAYGVVTGPAGKIVWASVGTPGARWSPAAALARWRPAVLPGRPHRAPGYRTA